A window of the Brachyhypopomus gauderio isolate BG-103 chromosome 14, BGAUD_0.2, whole genome shotgun sequence genome harbors these coding sequences:
- the cldn1 gene encoding claudin-1, with translation MANGGIQLLGFTLAFFGFIGLIISTTLTEWKMSSYAGDNIITAQAVYEGLWQSCVYQSTGQLQCKIYDSLLQLPMEIQAARGFMVAGILLSGVAILVAMVGMKCTKCLSEDKQTKNKVALTGGVIFIIAGICGFVATIWYGDNIRRQFFNPFTPTNARYEFGKALYIGWGSSALAIIGGSLLSCTCHGKSSAEKASRYPASRPRPAAQQGTGYV, from the exons ATGGCAAATGGGGGGATCCAGCTACTGGGATTTACCTTGGCGTTTTTTGGATTCATAGGCTTAATAATATCCACAACCCTGACTGAATGGAAAATGTCATCATATGCAGGCGATAACATTATCACGGCTCAAGCTGTGTATGAAGGTCTGTGGCAGTCGTGTGTGTATCAAAGCACGGGCCAGCTACAGTGTAAAATCTACGACTCATTGTTACAACTACCAA TGGAGATACAGGCTGCGCGTGGTTTCATGGTGGCAGGGATTCTTCTGAGTGGcgtggccatcttggtggcgATGGTAGGGATGAAGTGTACCAAGTGCCTGTCTGAGGACAAGCAGACCAAGAACAAGGTGGCCCTAACTGGAGGGGTGATCTTCATCATCGCAG GTATTTGTGGCTTTGTAGCCACAATCTGGTATGGTGACAACATCAGAAGGCAGTTCTTCAACCCTTTCACTCCAACTAATGCCAG GTACGAGTTCGGCAAAGCCCTGTACATCGGCTGGGGTTCCTCTGCCCTGGCCATCATTGGCGGCAGTCTGCTCAGCTGCACCTGCCATGGCAAGAGCTCGGCGGAGAAGGCGTCTCGTTACCCAGCCTCCCGCCCTCGTCCAGCCGCGCAGCAGGGCACCGGATACGTTTAA
- the LOC143474494 gene encoding uncharacterized protein LOC143474494 yields the protein MASGHVIVLLALLQLSFHGDLNHTRASCPIPCQCFSVTTMICSDDRMTGLPVGISPQVRTLIVVAANMASIVFHEEAQLTKLVLLNNPVRTVPSHTFSRLPGLEELEISGSPFLALEAGSFQRLDNLTKLLLNNNKLKHLLPETFDPLERLETLQLRGNCLQNLSSTHFDHLHNLQELDLSFNELPSPDEALLSGLGQLKTLNLGSNRITSLPPGTFNHTPQLWKISLQGNQITQLPQGIFAGLNNLEELNLRDNRISELSAGVFPGTLKKLVLSGNRLVELPSKVFAHLWYLTHLDLSNNQLSTIPVELFHNLTTLEYINVSENQLTELPGTVFQGLINVVAIHLQANNLSSLAADLLKDQEILSRLYLSRNRLQNLPYGFFESFGFESIVQLHGNPWRCDCGLHYLREWLDYSSSAIEDVGQILCTSPEPLRGQSVASLHKNLLICTNSSNRGSEDHPAEPTATEKTSTSAASSTKQCSLLDVNGTLVVKCTFMKCSNLKLEANFHLVDGSTFSYIKTESWSDQCLNGTLTLTV from the coding sequence ATGGCCAGTGGTCATGTCATCGTTTTATTGGCCCTTCTTCAGTTGAGTTTCCATGGTGACTTGAACCACACCCGTGCCAGCTGCCCCATCCCCTGCCAGTGCTTCTCTGTCACCACCATGATTTGCTCGGACGATCGAATGACGGGTCTGCCCGTGGGCATCTCCCCACAGGTAAGGACTCTGATCGTCGTGGCGGCCAACATGGCGTCTATTGTTTTCCATGAAGAGGCCCAGCTGACAAAACTGGTGCTGTTGAACAACCCCGTGAGGACGGTTCCGTCTCACACCTTCTCACGGCTGCCTGGTCTGGAGGAGCTGGAGATCAGTGGGAGTCCGTTCTTGGCGTTAGAGGCGGGTTCCTTCCAAAGGCTGGACAACCTCACCAAGCTTCTCCTGAACAATAACAAGCTGAAACATTTACTGCCTGAAACCTTTGACCCACTAGAGAGACTCGAGACTCTGCAGCTGAGGGGAAATTGCCTGCAAAATCTGAGCTCCACGCACTTTGACCATCTCCACAACCTGCAGGAGCTCGACCTGTCCTTCAACGAGCTTCCGTCGCCAGATGAAGCTCTGCTCAGTGGTCTGGGCCAGCTGAAGACGCTGAACCTGGGCTCAAACCGGATCACCTCTCTGCCACCAGGCACCTTCAACCACACGCCGCAGCTATGGAAGATCTCGCTCCAGGGAAACCAGATCACACAGCTCCCTCAGGGCATTTTTGCTGGGTTGAACAACTTGGAGGAACTGAATCTCAGAGACAATAGAATATCAGAGCTGAGTGCTGGGGTCTTTCCTGGCACACTGAAGAAGCTGGTGCTCAGTGGAAACAGGCTGGTGGAGCTCCCCTCCAAGGTGTTTGCTCACCTTTGGTACCTCACTCACCTGGACCTGTCCAATAACCAGCTGTCTACCATTCCTGTCGAGCTGTTCCACAACCTTACCACTTTGGAGTACATCAACGTGTCTGAGAACCAGCTCACAGAGCTACCGGGCACTGTTTTTCAAGGGCTGATCAACGTCGTAGCCATTCATCTGCAGGCAAATAACCTGAGCTCGCTGGCGGCAGACCTCTTAAAAGACCAGGAGATTTTGTCACGGCTCTACCTGTCCAGAAACAGACTCCAGAACCTGCCCTATGGCTTTTTCGAGTCCTTTGGCTTTGAGAGCATCGTGCAACTCCATGGCAACCCATGGCGTTGCGACTGTGGTCTGCACTACCTCCGTGAGTGGCTGGATTACAGCAGCAGCGCCATTGAGGACGTTGGTCAGATCCTGTGCACAAGTCCTGAGCCCCTCCGTGGGCAGAGCGTGGCCTCTCTGCACAAGAACCTGCTCATCTGCACCAACAGCTCGAACCGTGGGTCAGAGGACCACCCTGCTGAACCGACGGCCACGGAGAAGACTTCAACCAGCGCTGCCTCTAGCACCAAACAGTGCAGCCTCCTTGATGTCAATGGCACTTTGGTCGTTAAATGCACTTTTATGAAATGTTCCAATCTAAAGCTTGAGGCCAATTTCCATCTGGTTGACGGAAGCACTTTTAGTTACATAAAGACAGAATCGTGGTCAGACCAGTGCTTAAACGGGACTCTGACACTGACTGTTTAA